One window from the genome of Chitinivorax sp. PXF-14 encodes:
- a CDS encoding DUF2252 domain-containing protein — MTKQASETHQLRGKTLRQGCPRSSHAEHQAAVKRDPIALIERSSIGRVPALLPMRYGRMLQSPFTFLRGTAMLQAFDLDSTPSTGMTVQCCGDAHLMNFGAFATPERNLIFDINDFDETLPAPWEWDLKRLAVSAAVAARHLGLGDRQAMDAALSCAASYQQHMQDYAAMSLIDVWYDKLTFDRLHTEFDAPDLHRRLDKAQQRASGRTHESLLDKLTTRVGGELRLRDAPPSLFHIHSPSSMLPNHDRWLETENWQALLADMFKGYGATLQDDRRRLLGHYRVLDAAFKMVGVGSIGTRCLVVLMMDDHGQPLFMQIKEARPSVLAPHVDHPRIRHEGQRVIQGQRLMQAASDAFLGWCTGPFGRHFYVRQLRDMKASAQIETYDADMLNAYLRGCAWALARAHAKSSALAPDIAAYLGSSITFAQAIGQYAMRYADQVEADYEAFRKAVARGRLPVDTLDDPLHEVQP, encoded by the coding sequence ATGACTAAGCAAGCCAGCGAAACCCATCAACTGCGCGGCAAGACGCTGCGCCAGGGCTGCCCGCGCAGCAGCCATGCCGAGCACCAGGCCGCGGTCAAACGCGACCCCATCGCGCTGATCGAGCGCAGCAGCATCGGCCGCGTGCCGGCCCTGCTGCCGATGCGCTATGGCCGCATGCTGCAATCGCCGTTCACCTTCCTGCGCGGCACGGCAATGCTGCAGGCCTTCGATCTGGACAGCACGCCCAGCACCGGCATGACGGTGCAGTGCTGCGGCGACGCGCACCTGATGAACTTCGGCGCCTTCGCCACGCCGGAGCGCAATCTGATCTTCGACATCAACGATTTCGACGAAACCCTGCCCGCACCCTGGGAGTGGGATCTCAAGCGGCTTGCCGTCAGCGCGGCCGTCGCGGCACGCCACTTGGGGCTTGGCGACAGGCAGGCGATGGATGCCGCGTTGAGCTGCGCCGCCAGCTACCAGCAGCATATGCAGGACTACGCGGCGATGAGCCTGATCGATGTCTGGTATGACAAGCTGACCTTCGACCGGCTCCACACCGAGTTCGACGCCCCGGATTTGCACAGGCGCTTGGACAAGGCCCAGCAGCGTGCCAGCGGGCGCACTCACGAAAGCCTGCTCGACAAGCTCACCACGCGCGTGGGTGGCGAGCTGCGCCTGCGCGACGCCCCGCCGAGCCTGTTCCACATCCACAGCCCGAGCTCCATGCTGCCAAATCACGACAGATGGCTCGAAACGGAAAACTGGCAGGCGCTGCTCGCCGACATGTTCAAGGGCTATGGCGCCACGCTGCAGGACGACCGGCGCCGCTTGCTCGGCCACTACCGGGTGCTCGACGCAGCGTTCAAGATGGTCGGCGTGGGCAGCATCGGCACGCGCTGCCTCGTGGTGCTGATGATGGACGACCACGGCCAGCCGCTGTTCATGCAGATCAAGGAGGCACGGCCATCGGTGCTGGCGCCCCACGTCGATCACCCGCGGATACGCCACGAAGGCCAGCGCGTGATTCAGGGCCAGCGGCTGATGCAGGCGGCCAGCGATGCATTTCTCGGCTGGTGCACCGGCCCGTTCGGGCGGCACTTCTACGTGCGCCAGCTGCGCGACATGAAGGCATCCGCGCAGATCGAGACCTACGACGCGGACATGCTCAATGCCTACCTTCGTGGCTGCGCCTGGGCACTCGCCAGGGCACACGCCAAATCGAGCGCACTGGCCCCGGACATCGCCGCCTATCTGGGCAGCAGCATCACCTTTGCGCAGGCAATCGGCCAATACGCGATGCGCTACGCGGATCAGGTCGAGGCCGATTACGAGGCCTTCCGCAAGGCCGTCGCCCGTGGCAGGCTGCCGGTCGACACGCTCGACGATCCGCTGCACGAGGTGCAGCCCTGA
- the kdpE gene encoding two-component system response regulator KdpE: MNDIAATVLVIEDEKQIRRFLRVTLEAAGFAVHEADNARQGLIEAGTRQPDLLIVDLGLPDRDGVDLIRDLRSWSSVPVIVLSARTQETDKVTALDAGADDYLTKPFGSPELLARIRAHLRRRTVTPDSEHPSARFGEVVVDLASREVTRAGSAVHLTPTEFRLLATLIRHSGKVLTHRQLLREVWGPSHIEQHHYLRIYMGNLRQKLERDPAQPAFLLTETGVGYRLAAGN, encoded by the coding sequence ATGAACGATATCGCCGCCACCGTTCTCGTCATCGAGGATGAAAAGCAGATCCGCCGCTTCCTGCGCGTTACGCTGGAGGCCGCCGGCTTCGCCGTGCACGAGGCCGACAACGCGCGCCAGGGGCTGATCGAGGCCGGCACGCGGCAACCCGACCTGCTGATCGTGGACCTCGGCCTGCCCGACCGCGACGGCGTTGATCTGATCCGCGATCTGCGCAGCTGGAGCAGCGTGCCGGTGATCGTCCTGTCAGCCCGCACGCAGGAGACGGACAAGGTCACCGCGCTCGACGCCGGCGCCGACGACTATCTCACCAAGCCGTTTGGCAGCCCCGAGCTGCTGGCCCGCATCCGCGCCCACCTGCGCCGGCGCACCGTAACACCCGACAGCGAGCACCCCAGCGCCCGCTTTGGCGAGGTCGTCGTCGATCTGGCCAGCCGCGAGGTGACGCGCGCGGGCAGCGCGGTCCACCTGACGCCGACCGAGTTCCGGCTGCTGGCGACGCTGATCCGCCACAGCGGGAAAGTGCTCACCCACCGGCAATTACTGCGCGAGGTATGGGGGCCGAGCCATATCGAGCAACACCACTACCTGCGCATCTATATGGGCAACCTGCGGCAGAAGCTCGAGCGCGACCCGGCGCAACCGGCGTTTCTGCTGACCGAGACCGGCGTCGGCTATCGCCTGGCAGCCGGCAACTGA
- a CDS encoding DUF2799 domain-containing protein: MRKLLLLLTICLSACATMNGDECRAPAGIGNKDGREGWPGWRLEQHRDSCRRAGVALDEAAYRTAYAQGLRLYCSESTGYREGYLGYAYFGVCEGEGERAFLKGMEAGLRARFVEGYGDCPGGIWRNPHAWCPHWFER; encoded by the coding sequence ATGCGCAAGCTGCTGCTGTTGCTGACGATTTGTTTATCCGCCTGCGCCACCATGAACGGCGACGAGTGCCGCGCGCCGGCCGGCATCGGCAACAAGGACGGGAGGGAGGGGTGGCCCGGCTGGCGCCTCGAACAGCATCGCGACAGCTGCCGCCGCGCCGGCGTGGCGCTGGACGAAGCAGCCTATCGCACGGCCTACGCTCAGGGCCTGCGGCTGTATTGCAGCGAATCCACCGGTTATCGCGAGGGCTATCTCGGCTACGCCTACTTTGGCGTCTGCGAGGGGGAGGGCGAACGTGCCTTTCTCAAGGGCATGGAGGCCGGCTTGCGTGCCCGTTTCGTCGAGGGCTACGGCGATTGCCCCGGCGGCATCTGGCGCAACCCGCATGCCTGGTGCCCGCACTGGTTCGAGCGCTAG
- a CDS encoding metal ABC transporter permease, whose amino-acid sequence MTGFLDALLHEQFLQYALLGGLLASVCCGLIGSYVVVKRISYLASGIAHTILGGMGVAYFLGHNPMRGALVAALGAALLIGWINLRMKEHEDTLIGALWSVGMAVGVIFVAKTPGYGIDLMSYLFGNILMISSQDLWLMAGLDAILLALVWLFREPFLAVCFDEEFARLRGLNVTFYYLLLLCLVAITVVLLIQVVGLILVIALLTLPAAIASQWSRSLSKIMLIATVLGSIFTLGGLALSYEPDLPSGATIILLAGLGYVLSLVLSKFRAASR is encoded by the coding sequence ATGACCGGTTTCCTCGACGCCCTGCTGCACGAACAATTCCTGCAATACGCCCTGCTCGGTGGCCTGCTCGCCAGCGTCTGTTGCGGCCTGATCGGCTCCTACGTGGTGGTCAAGCGCATCAGCTACCTGGCCAGCGGCATCGCCCACACCATCCTGGGCGGCATGGGCGTTGCCTACTTCCTCGGCCACAACCCGATGCGCGGTGCGCTGGTGGCGGCGCTGGGCGCCGCCCTGCTGATCGGCTGGATCAATCTGCGCATGAAGGAGCACGAGGACACGCTGATCGGCGCGCTATGGTCGGTCGGCATGGCGGTTGGTGTAATTTTCGTCGCCAAGACACCGGGTTATGGCATCGACCTGATGAGCTACCTGTTCGGCAACATCCTGATGATCTCGAGCCAGGACCTGTGGCTGATGGCCGGGCTCGACGCCATCCTGCTGGCCCTCGTCTGGCTGTTTCGCGAGCCCTTCCTCGCCGTCTGCTTCGACGAAGAATTCGCGCGCCTGCGCGGCCTCAACGTCACCTTCTATTACCTGCTGCTGCTGTGCCTGGTGGCCATTACCGTGGTGCTGCTGATTCAGGTGGTCGGGCTGATCCTGGTCATCGCGCTGCTCACGCTGCCGGCGGCCATTGCCAGCCAGTGGTCGCGCTCGCTGTCGAAGATCATGCTGATTGCCACCGTGCTCGGCAGCATCTTCACGCTGGGTGGGCTCGCGCTGTCTTACGAGCCCGATCTGCCGTCCGGCGCGACCATCATCCTGCTGGCCGGCCTGGGCTATGTGCTGAGCCTCGTCCTGTCTAAATTCAGGGCCGCGTCGCGGTAA
- a CDS encoding metal ABC transporter ATP-binding protein, whose product MTPLIAARALDFAYGSTQVLDRVDLDVNPGDFLGIVGPNGGGKSTLLKLLLGLLAPTGGSLQVLGQAPQQAAREIGYVPQYASFARDFPISVEHAVLLGRMQPGRWLQRYSRQDREIGERSMRETDVWELRQRAVGALSGGQLQRVLIARALATEPKLLLLDEPTASVDVRAEKNIFELLRQLNRRLTVVVVSHDIGFISDYVNRIACLNRQLVCHAPDAIDPATLERIYGKHVHAIAHHHH is encoded by the coding sequence ATGACACCATTGATCGCCGCCCGTGCCCTCGACTTCGCCTACGGCAGCACGCAGGTGCTCGACCGGGTCGACCTCGACGTCAATCCGGGCGATTTCCTCGGCATCGTCGGCCCCAACGGCGGCGGCAAGAGCACCCTACTCAAGCTGCTGCTGGGCCTGCTGGCGCCGACCGGCGGCAGCCTGCAGGTGCTGGGCCAAGCACCGCAACAGGCGGCGCGCGAGATCGGCTATGTGCCGCAATATGCGAGCTTCGCCCGCGATTTCCCGATCAGCGTCGAACACGCCGTGCTGCTCGGCCGCATGCAACCGGGCCGCTGGCTGCAACGCTATAGCCGGCAGGACCGCGAGATCGGCGAGCGCTCGATGCGCGAAACCGACGTCTGGGAACTGCGCCAGCGTGCGGTGGGCGCCCTCTCCGGCGGGCAGCTGCAGCGGGTGCTGATTGCACGCGCCCTGGCGACCGAGCCCAAGCTGTTGCTGCTCGACGAGCCGACCGCCAGCGTGGACGTGCGTGCCGAAAAGAACATCTTCGAGCTGCTGCGCCAGCTCAACCGCCGCCTGACCGTCGTCGTGGTGTCGCACGACATCGGCTTCATCTCCGACTATGTGAACCGCATCGCCTGCCTCAACCGCCAGCTGGTGTGCCACGCGCCGGACGCGATCGACCCGGCGACGCTGGAGCGCATCTACGGCAAGCATGTGCACGCCATCGCGCACCACCATCATTAA
- a CDS encoding zinc ABC transporter substrate-binding protein, with translation MRFSSRLLAVAALAAFAMAPAWARQTVFVSVMPQKQLVEAVGGDKVTVTALVSTGKDPHTFEPTPSQVAGLARANVLFAIGMPFEKGLLARVAAGNPALRIVDNKAGIKLRLSDAVLELPGEAGHDHEHRAGEPDPHVWTSPPRMKQMAAQIRDTLAALEPASKAEFERNYQRLATELDQLDQSIRTTLQAGQVKRFMVFHPAWGYFADTYGLQQIPIEYEGKEPGAKTVSRIIQLARQNHIRAIFVQPQFSRRAAENIARAVDARVLPMDDLAPDMISNLKRVAADLASNQP, from the coding sequence GTGCGCTTTTCCTCCCGTCTGCTTGCCGTCGCGGCACTGGCTGCATTCGCCATGGCGCCGGCCTGGGCCAGGCAGACCGTATTCGTCAGCGTGATGCCGCAGAAACAGCTGGTGGAGGCCGTCGGCGGCGACAAGGTCACGGTCACCGCCCTGGTCAGCACCGGCAAGGACCCGCACACCTTCGAGCCCACGCCGAGCCAGGTTGCGGGCCTGGCGCGCGCCAACGTGCTGTTCGCCATCGGCATGCCATTCGAAAAGGGCCTGCTGGCACGCGTGGCGGCGGGCAACCCGGCGCTGCGCATCGTCGACAACAAGGCCGGCATCAAGCTCAGGCTGAGTGACGCCGTGCTCGAGTTGCCCGGTGAGGCCGGGCACGATCACGAGCATCGCGCCGGCGAGCCCGACCCCCATGTCTGGACCAGCCCGCCTCGGATGAAGCAGATGGCGGCGCAGATCCGCGATACGCTGGCCGCGCTGGAGCCTGCCTCGAAGGCCGAGTTCGAGCGCAACTACCAGCGCCTCGCGACGGAACTCGACCAACTCGACCAGTCCATCCGTACTACACTGCAGGCAGGCCAGGTGAAGCGCTTCATGGTATTCCATCCCGCCTGGGGCTATTTTGCCGACACCTACGGGCTGCAGCAGATCCCGATCGAATACGAAGGCAAGGAACCGGGAGCAAAAACCGTCAGCCGCATCATTCAACTCGCCAGGCAGAACCACATTCGCGCCATCTTCGTGCAGCCGCAATTCAGCCGCCGCGCGGCCGAGAACATTGCGCGCGCGGTGGACGCCCGGGTGCTGCCCATGGACGACCTGGCCCCCGACATGATCAGCAATCTCAAGCGCGTCGCCGCCGACCTCGCCAGCAACCAGCCATGA
- a CDS encoding 4-oxalocrotonate tautomerase family protein: MPYVNICLAGELSRRQKQQIVREITDTLERIAEKPREYVMISFDELPEENWALAGKLLDEDA, translated from the coding sequence ATGCCTTACGTCAATATTTGCCTCGCAGGCGAGCTGTCGCGCCGGCAGAAACAGCAGATCGTGCGCGAGATCACCGATACGCTCGAACGCATCGCCGAGAAGCCGCGCGAATACGTCATGATCAGCTTCGACGAGTTGCCCGAGGAAAACTGGGCCCTGGCCGGCAAGTTGCTCGACGAGGATGCCTAA
- a CDS encoding Mut7-C RNAse domain-containing protein, with translation MPCSTFLIGGKLVRFLPPLRRDGPLRVPVAGRPAVKDRVESLGVPHTEVGRLLIDGRAAALSARLDGGETVEVSPWAGLQPTGAAAPRFILDAHLGRLARRLRLLGLDCAYRPDIDDPELIAQAVAEQRIVLTRDVGVLKHSVVSVGAFVYHTDLAGQLRELFLRFGLRHHLHPFSRCSQCNDLLVPSTLDAVRERVPARVQAWQTRYFCCQGCHQVYWEGSHVERIRAEVSRTLAAEEE, from the coding sequence ATGCCCTGTAGCACTTTCCTGATAGGCGGCAAGCTCGTCCGCTTTCTGCCACCGCTGCGGCGCGACGGCCCCTTGCGGGTGCCCGTTGCCGGCCGGCCCGCCGTCAAGGATAGGGTCGAGTCGCTCGGCGTGCCGCATACCGAGGTCGGCCGCCTGCTGATCGATGGCCGGGCGGCCGCACTGTCCGCACGTCTCGATGGCGGTGAGACGGTCGAGGTATCGCCCTGGGCGGGTCTGCAGCCGACGGGTGCGGCGGCGCCACGCTTCATCCTTGATGCGCACCTGGGGCGGCTGGCCCGCCGTCTGCGCCTGCTGGGCCTCGATTGCGCCTACCGGCCCGACATCGATGACCCCGAGCTGATCGCGCAAGCGGTGGCCGAGCAGCGCATCGTGCTGACGCGCGACGTGGGTGTGCTCAAGCACAGTGTCGTCAGCGTGGGCGCGTTTGTCTATCACACCGATCTCGCGGGACAGTTGCGGGAGTTGTTTCTGCGTTTCGGCTTGCGCCATCACCTGCATCCGTTCAGCCGTTGCAGCCAGTGCAACGATCTGCTCGTGCCCAGCACGCTCGACGCGGTGCGCGAGCGCGTGCCGGCCCGCGTCCAGGCCTGGCAGACGCGCTATTTCTGCTGCCAGGGTTGTCACCAGGTTTACTGGGAAGGCAGCCACGTCGAGCGGATCCGGGCCGAAGTGAGCCGCACCCTCGCGGCCGAGGAGGAATGA
- the pcaC gene encoding 4-carboxymuconolactone decarboxylase: protein MSDQFEQGLAKRRQVMGDAFVDRAFANADDFTRPLQEFVTSQAWGTVWCRDGLDLKTRSFITLAMLAALGRTQELKGHVRGALNNGATIDEIREVLMHSAIYCGVPLAIDAFRAAQEVLKEIQASA from the coding sequence ATGAGCGATCAATTCGAGCAGGGCCTGGCCAAGCGCCGGCAGGTGATGGGCGATGCCTTCGTCGACCGTGCCTTCGCCAACGCGGACGACTTCACGCGGCCGCTGCAGGAGTTCGTCACCTCGCAGGCCTGGGGCACGGTATGGTGCCGCGACGGGCTCGACCTGAAGACGCGCAGCTTCATCACCCTGGCCATGCTGGCGGCGCTCGGCCGCACGCAGGAGCTCAAGGGGCATGTCCGCGGGGCGCTGAACAACGGTGCAACTATCGACGAGATTCGCGAGGTGCTGATGCACAGCGCCATCTATTGCGGCGTACCGCTCGCGATCGACGCCTTCCGCGCGGCGCAGGAAGTCCTGAAGGAAATCCAGGCCAGCGCGTAA
- the arsC gene encoding arsenate reductase (glutaredoxin) (This arsenate reductase requires both glutathione and glutaredoxin to convert arsenate to arsenite, after which the efflux transporter formed by ArsA and ArsB can extrude the arsenite from the cell, providing resistance.), which yields MTVRIYHNPRCSKSRQTLALLTEHGETPEIIEYLQTPPSADELRHLLSLLGIAPRELMRTDEDEYRELGLDAPSLSSEQLIDAMVAHPRLIQRPIVVYGERAAIGRPPENVLALLGPRS from the coding sequence ATGACCGTCCGCATCTATCACAACCCACGCTGTTCCAAATCCCGCCAGACGCTGGCGCTGTTGACCGAACACGGCGAAACGCCAGAGATCATCGAATACCTGCAGACGCCGCCCAGCGCCGACGAGCTGCGCCACCTGCTGAGCCTTCTGGGCATTGCGCCGCGTGAATTGATGCGCACCGACGAGGATGAATACCGCGAACTCGGGCTCGATGCGCCGTCGCTGTCGTCCGAGCAGTTGATCGACGCGATGGTGGCGCATCCGCGCCTGATCCAGCGCCCGATCGTCGTATACGGCGAGCGTGCCGCAATCGGCCGGCCGCCGGAAAATGTGCTGGCGCTGCTCGGGCCGCGTTCCTGA
- the kdpD gene encoding two-component system sensor histidine kinase KdpD, whose translation MQDTRPDPDQLLEKVMLEEARQHRGRLKIFFGGCAGVGKTYAMLNAARQAHAKGLDVVVGIVETHGRAETARLLDGLARLPPRQVDHRGRQLPEFDLDAALARQPQLILIDELAHTNVEGSRHTKRWQDVEELLGAGIDVYTTVNVQHLERLNDIVGQITGIRVWETVPDRIFDEADEISLVDLPPDELLLRLKEGKVYVPHQAERAARHFFRKGNLIALRELALRRTADRVDAQMRDYRADQSISQVWQAKERLLLCVGPGPAGNTLVRSAARLAASLKADWIAVYVETPRLQRLSDAHRERILQTLKLAQELGAETATLAGPDVSSVLLGYAGSRNVSKLVVGKSQRRYWTAIGRPSLADELGRHSIDVDVYVVGHELPEQPADARASTDTISLEFEEVVEARKRGYLWALAVSVATTLIASPLASFLYLPNVVMLYLLGVVLVAVRYGHGPAVLSSFLSVAAFDFFFVPPRLSFAVSDTQYLLTFAVLLVVALVISQLTASLRYQAHIATYRERRTSALYSMAQALSAALATSQIIEIASRHLCATFHAKVAVLLPDSHEAVRQPLQEMSAEVLETTDLGVAQWVYDHQEVAGLGTYTLPAHAARYLPLKAPMRTRGVLAIQPDNPRHIMSPEQQRLLDTFAAQIALALERVHYVEVAQDAVVTMEAERLRNSLLSAISHDLRTPLTVIVGLASTLASDAGLNDETRRELATSMQEEAMRMSGLVTNLLDMARLQAGGVQLSKQWQLPEEVIGSALRASERLLREHRVTVEVAPEVPLVSFDAVLVERVLCNLLENAAKYTPPGSTIRIAVQPAEHDVHLVVEDNGPGLQAGMEEKVFDKFTRGEKESAKPGVGLGLAICRAIVEAHGGRIWADSRPGGGARFTVALPASEPPALETAEAS comes from the coding sequence GGCCGACAGTTGCCGGAATTCGATCTCGACGCGGCGCTCGCACGCCAGCCGCAACTGATCCTGATCGACGAGCTGGCCCACACCAACGTCGAGGGCTCGCGCCACACCAAGCGCTGGCAGGATGTCGAGGAACTGCTCGGCGCCGGCATCGATGTCTACACCACGGTCAACGTCCAGCACCTCGAGCGGCTCAACGACATCGTCGGGCAGATCACCGGCATCCGCGTGTGGGAGACGGTGCCCGACCGCATCTTCGACGAGGCCGACGAGATCTCGCTGGTCGACCTGCCGCCCGACGAGCTGCTGCTGCGCCTCAAGGAAGGCAAGGTGTATGTGCCGCACCAGGCCGAGCGCGCGGCCAGACACTTCTTCCGCAAGGGCAACCTGATCGCGCTGCGCGAGCTGGCGCTGCGGCGCACCGCCGACCGCGTTGATGCACAGATGCGCGACTACCGGGCCGATCAGTCGATCAGCCAGGTGTGGCAGGCCAAGGAACGGCTGCTGCTGTGCGTCGGGCCCGGCCCGGCCGGCAACACGCTGGTACGCAGCGCGGCGCGGCTCGCGGCCAGCCTCAAGGCCGACTGGATCGCCGTCTACGTCGAGACCCCCAGGCTGCAGCGGTTGTCCGACGCTCATCGCGAGCGCATTTTGCAGACGCTGAAACTGGCGCAGGAGCTCGGCGCCGAGACCGCCACGCTGGCCGGCCCAGATGTCAGCAGCGTGCTGCTCGGCTACGCCGGCAGCCGCAATGTCTCCAAGCTGGTGGTCGGCAAGAGCCAGCGCCGCTACTGGACGGCAATCGGGCGGCCATCGCTGGCCGACGAGCTGGGCCGGCACTCGATCGACGTCGATGTGTATGTCGTCGGCCATGAGCTGCCCGAGCAGCCGGCGGACGCGCGCGCCAGCACCGACACCATCAGCCTGGAATTCGAAGAGGTGGTCGAGGCGCGCAAACGCGGCTACCTGTGGGCGCTGGCCGTGAGCGTCGCCACCACGCTGATCGCCTCCCCGCTCGCCAGCTTTCTCTACCTGCCCAACGTCGTCATGCTCTACCTGCTCGGGGTGGTGCTGGTGGCGGTGCGCTACGGCCACGGGCCGGCGGTGCTGTCGTCCTTCCTCAGCGTGGCGGCTTTCGACTTCTTTTTCGTGCCGCCGCGCCTGTCGTTTGCCGTCTCGGATACGCAATACCTGCTGACTTTCGCCGTGCTGCTGGTGGTGGCGCTGGTGATCAGCCAGCTCACCGCCAGCCTGCGCTACCAGGCGCATATCGCCACCTATCGCGAACGCCGCACCAGCGCGCTGTACAGTATGGCGCAGGCGCTCTCGGCCGCGCTCGCCACCTCGCAGATCATCGAGATCGCCAGCCGCCACCTGTGCGCCACCTTCCACGCCAAGGTGGCCGTGCTGCTGCCCGACAGCCACGAGGCGGTGCGCCAGCCGCTGCAGGAGATGAGCGCCGAGGTGCTCGAAACGACCGACCTGGGCGTGGCGCAGTGGGTCTACGACCATCAGGAGGTCGCCGGCCTCGGCACCTACACCCTGCCGGCCCACGCCGCCCGTTACCTGCCACTGAAGGCGCCGATGCGCACGCGTGGCGTGCTCGCCATCCAGCCCGACAACCCGCGCCACATCATGTCGCCGGAGCAGCAGCGCCTGCTCGATACCTTTGCCGCGCAGATCGCGCTGGCGCTGGAACGGGTTCATTACGTCGAGGTGGCGCAGGACGCGGTGGTGACGATGGAGGCCGAGCGCCTGCGCAATTCGCTGCTGTCGGCCATCTCGCACGACCTGCGCACGCCGCTGACGGTGATCGTGGGCCTCGCCTCCACGCTGGCTTCCGATGCCGGCCTCAACGACGAGACACGGCGCGAGCTGGCGACGTCGATGCAGGAAGAGGCCATGCGCATGAGCGGGCTCGTCACCAACCTGCTCGACATGGCGCGGCTGCAGGCTGGCGGCGTGCAGCTGTCGAAGCAGTGGCAGTTGCCGGAGGAAGTGATCGGCAGCGCCCTGCGTGCCAGCGAACGGCTGCTGCGCGAGCATCGGGTGACGGTCGAGGTCGCCCCCGAGGTGCCGCTGGTGTCATTCGACGCGGTGCTGGTGGAGCGCGTGTTGTGCAACCTGCTCGAGAACGCGGCCAAGTACACGCCGCCGGGCAGCACCATCCGCATCGCGGTGCAGCCGGCCGAGCACGATGTCCACCTGGTGGTCGAGGACAACGGGCCGGGGCTGCAGGCCGGCATGGAAGAAAAGGTGTTCGACAAGTTCACGCGCGGCGAAAAGGAGTCGGCCAAGCCCGGCGTCGGGCTTGGTCTCGCCATCTGCCGTGCCATCGTCGAGGCGCATGGCGGTAGAATCTGGGCCGATAGCCGCCCCGGCGGCGGCGCGCGCTTCACTGTCGCGCTGCCCGCCAGCGAACCCCCAGCGCTGGAAACCGCAGAGGCCAGCTGA